Genomic DNA from Peribacillus simplex:
CTTATGTGAAAGTAGATACCCAATCGAATGAGGAAAATCCCTCATGTCCCTCTACACCCGGACAGTTGACCTTGGCAAATGCATTGGTCAAGGAACTTCAATCGATTGGGATGAAGGAAGTGACAATTGATCAGAACGGATATGTCATGGCAACATTGCCAGCCAATTCAAGTAAGGATGTCCCGACAATCGGTTTCTTGGCACATGTCGATACAGCAACGGATTTCACTGGAAAAGATGTAAAACCGCAAATCATTGACAACTATGATGGCAATGATCTTACTTTACATGAAAAATTGGATGTCATTCTTTCACCTGATGATTTTCCTTCGCTTAAGAACTATAAAGGGCATACCTTGATTACAACGGATGGGACAACCCTGTTGGGAGCAGATAATAAGGCTGGAATTGCCGAAATCATGACTGCCATGGATTATTTGATCCAGCATCCGGAAATCAAGCATGGAAAAATCCGTGTTGCTTTTACTCCCGATGAGGAAATCGGCAGGGGGCCCCATAAGTTTGATGTAGATGCTTTTGATGCTCAATTTGCCTACACCGTGGACGGTGGTCCACTTGGAGAACTTGAATATGAGAGCTTCAATGCAGCATCGGCCAAAATCCTGATCAAAGGGACGAATATTCACCCTGGTACGGCTAAAGGAAAAATGGTCAACTCGGCAAAAATCGCCATGGAATTCCATAATGAACTCCCAGTGGCAGAAGCACCGGAATATACGGAGGGTTACGAAGGATTTTATCATCTGATTTCATTTCACGGTGATGTGGAAGAGACCAAGCTTTCTTATATCATCAGGGATTTCGACCGCCAAAAATTTAATGAACGCAAGGAATATATAACAAAAGTAATCGAAGATTTAAAAGAAAAATATGGGCAAAACCGCATCCAGCTTGAATTAAACGACCAATACTTCAACATGAAGGAAAAAATTGAGCCCGTAAAGGAAATCGTGGATATTGCCCACGAAGCAATGGAGAAACTCGATATAAAACCGAAAATCTCGCCAATACGCGGTGGTACGGACGGTTCTCAATTATCGTATATGGGCCTGCCAACACCCAACATCTTTACGGG
This window encodes:
- the pepT gene encoding peptidase T, with the translated sequence MKNEIIERFTSYVKVDTQSNEENPSCPSTPGQLTLANALVKELQSIGMKEVTIDQNGYVMATLPANSSKDVPTIGFLAHVDTATDFTGKDVKPQIIDNYDGNDLTLHEKLDVILSPDDFPSLKNYKGHTLITTDGTTLLGADNKAGIAEIMTAMDYLIQHPEIKHGKIRVAFTPDEEIGRGPHKFDVDAFDAQFAYTVDGGPLGELEYESFNAASAKILIKGTNIHPGTAKGKMVNSAKIAMEFHNELPVAEAPEYTEGYEGFYHLISFHGDVEETKLSYIIRDFDRQKFNERKEYITKVIEDLKEKYGQNRIQLELNDQYFNMKEKIEPVKEIVDIAHEAMEKLDIKPKISPIRGGTDGSQLSYMGLPTPNIFTGGENFHGKYEFISVDNMILATKVIVGIASLFEEKAM